The following proteins are encoded in a genomic region of Alnus glutinosa chromosome 8, dhAlnGlut1.1, whole genome shotgun sequence:
- the LOC133876548 gene encoding nudix hydrolase 10-like isoform X3, with protein sequence MLVCWISETTSTIPANASHRVGIGAIVLNDKREMLVVQEKSGKFQGTGVWKIPTGTVDEGENIFMAAKREVEEETGIETEFLEILAFRQSHKMFFEKSDLFFICMMRPLSFDIQKQELEIEAAQWMPFEEFAAQPFSQKHELFKFITEICLAKVQGDYTGLSQMPVTSFFNDKLSCLYLNTRDLNKYRTSSDQS encoded by the exons ATGCTGGTTTGCTGGATTTCTGAAACCACTAGTACTATTCCTGCAAATGCTTCACACCGTGTAGGTATTGGTGCTATTGTTTTGAATGATAAAAGAGAG ATGCTTGTAGTTCAGGAAAAGAGTGGTAAGTTCCAAGGGACAGGTGTGTGGAAAATCCCTACCGGGACTGTTGATGAG GGTGAGAATATTTTTATGGCAGCCAAaagagaagtagaagaagaaacagGA ATTGAAACGGAATTCCTGGAGATACTGGCATTCAG GCAATCACACAAGATGTTCTTTGAAAAGtcagatttatttttcatttgcatGATGCGGCCTCTATCCTTTGACATTCAGAAGCAAGAACTCGAGATTGAGGCAGCCCAG TGGATGCCGTTTGAGGAATTTGCAGCTCAACCTTTTTCCCAGAAGCACGAGCTTTTCAAGTTCATTACTGAAATATGCTTGGCAAAGGTACAGGGTGACTACACTGGATTATCGCAGATGCCTGTAACTTCATTTTTCAATGACAAATTGAGCTGCCTATATTTGAACACCAGGGATCTGAACAAGTACCGAACTTCTTCTGATCAGTCCTAG